The following nucleotide sequence is from Aspergillus luchuensis IFO 4308 DNA, chromosome 1, nearly complete sequence.
AACCTTAGCGCGACAACCGCACTAGCGTCGCCCCGCGCATTCTTAGGTAAGCGGGTCCAGAATTTTGGTTGGAATATTCAAAAATTAGTACTCCGAAAAAAGATCAAATATTTACAAGAGTACTGCACACCGATTAAATTCCGGTGGGGTCTCCGAGATGTCTGAAGCCGTCAGTGCACCGAAGCAGTATAAGCAGCCTTCTCGCAAAGGCAAGAAGGCCTGGCGCAAAAATGTCGATATCGATGAGGTTCAGGAAGGCCTTCGGGttctgaaggaagaagagatcaaAGGGTAAGGATTGATGTTACTTCTTGCCAATCTCGGTCACAACAAGCTAATTCTGGTCGCTTTCTCCTAGTGGTCTTCTTTCTGAGAAGCCGTCCGATGAGCTGTTCGTTATCGACACCAAGGGATCATCAGAAATCCGTGAAGCgtacaagaagaagcacaagccTTTGAAGTCGGAAGAAATCTTGGCGCAACGCTCCGCTATCCCAGGTCTCGACACACGCAAGCGCACAAACTCCAAGGTTACCGACGGTGTTATTGAGCCGAAAAACAAGCGTCAAAAGAGCGACTGGGTTACGAGGAAAGACTGGTTGCGTTTGAAGCAGGTGGCTAAGGAAGGGAACCCGGTCAACAAGCCCGCTGAAAATGACCTATACGACCCTTGGGGAGATGCAGAGGATCCCACGCCCTTGGACGATCCTCAGTTCGACTTCCTAGAGAAACCGAAGCCCAAGGTAGAGCCGGTCACCTTGAAGCAGGCTCCGATCTCACTCGCCGCAAATGGCAAGCCGGTTCCTGCGGTCCGCAAGCCTACTGCCGGAATCAGTTACAACCCGACGTTCGAGGACTGGGATCGGCTGCTACAGGAGCAGGGAGAGAAGGCCGTCGAAGCTGAGAAGAAGCgtctggaggaagagcgtaaagaagaagaaaggcaGCGCTTAATCGCCGAAGCCCAAGACGATGATGGTATGGTGAAGTCCGATGATGAGAGTGCGTGGGAAGGATTTGAAAGCGAATATGAGAAGCCGGACTGGCTGAATAAGAAGCGTCCGGAGCGGAAGACAAAGGCACAGAGGAACAAGATAAAGAGACGCAAGGAAGCAGAGAGGCAGGCCAGGTGGGaagagcagatgaagaagaaggaagagcaggccGCAAAGGCTAAGGAGGCCGCCGAACTTGTGGAGGCACAGCAGCTTGCTCGTGCCGAGGAATCTGAGGACAGCTCTTCggaagagggtgatgatACCGTTTTGCGTCGGAAACCGCTTGGTGGAAAGCTATAGTAAGTGATTTACTCGTCTGTGTTTGCTTTGAACCCTGCTAATCCAATCAATAGCGCTCCTGAGAAGCCTCTGGAGGTTGTGTTGCCAGACGAGTTGCAGGATTCTCTGCGTCTGCTCAAGCCCGAGGGCAACTTGCTGGACGACCGATTCCGCACTTTGGTTGTCCAAGGAAAGCTGGAGTCTCGCAAGCCGGTGACGCAGGCAAAGAAGGCAAAGAGAGACGTGACAGTGAAGTGGTCTCACAAGGACTTCAAGGTTCCGGGTCTGTAAATATTTACTCTTTTGGCGTTTGCTTGTGTCGGTTCTTTCAAGATAGATTCCACGTAATATGGCTAGTGCTGGACATAGAAAAGTTTGTATGAGCCTCAACTAAATCCATGAACTTCACGACTATAGCCAGATATCATTGCTTCTCGtagttctatatatatacactgtAAAATAGTCCGTAGAATATACTGTGCATGTTGACCAGCAATATCTACTTCGCAGCGTTCGAGACTTGCAGGTGGGCCCGTCCGAAAATTTAGCGCGGACCGTTAAGGTTGCTTTTGGAAAGTTGCCGGGCCAGTCTCCGCAACGCCCATCTTTTTTCTCCGGCCCCTCTTGGATTCTCAGATCCCTTCACCATGCAATAGTTGGAGGCTCATCACTGGAATGGACTTGAAAAACCTCTCCAGCAATTGGAAGAAACTCCAGGGGACGCTGAAAAAGGAAAGCGTCTCCACCACCAAACGGAAACCCTCAGATCGCGAGACGGAGAATGGTGTGGTGGTAAAGAAGCGGAAAAGAGAAACCGTCGACGGACAACAAAAACCTGAGCGCAAATCGGTCTCGGccaagagaaaaagaatgtCCACAAGCGGTACTGATGGCGGCGAGAACGGCGCTGAGCAGCCTACAAAGAAGTCGACGTCTCGGAGGAATTCTACGGTCACTGTTGCGGAATCAAAGCCGAAGATTAATGAAGGCCGTTCACCTACGTGAGTACACATTTGTTTCCGATTTTGCGAACGTTCTGACTCTGAATAACTACTAACTTGATATCAGCGCGGAGCTAGGAAAATATGTTGCGATGGATTGCGAAATGGTGGGCGTTGGCCCCAATCCCGATCACGATTCCGCTCTCGCGCGAGTTAGTATCGTCAACTTCAACGGTGAACAAATATACGACTCCTACGTGAGACCCAAAGAGATGGTTACGGACTGGCGGACGCATGTCAGCGGTATCCTTCCGAAGCATATGGTGGAGGCGCGAACACTCGAACAAGTGCAGAAAGACGTTATCAATATCCTCGACGGGCGAATACTCGTGGGACATGCGGTCAGTAATGACTTGgacgctcttcttctcagccaCCCCAAGCGCGACATCAGAGACACGAGCAAACATGCCCCATACAGAAAGATTGCGGGCGGTGGCTCCCCTAGGTTGAAGATGTTGGCTTCGGAGTTCCTTGGGTTGGAAATCCAGGATGGCGCGCATTCCAGTGTGGAGGATGCTAGGGCTACGATGCTCCTGTACCGGCGGGACAAGGATACTTTTGAGCGGGAACATCTTAAGAAGTGGCCTGTGCGAGTAGTGGtcgaaaagaaagaccaaGACGAtgatcagaagaagaagaaaaagaagaagaagaagacccgCAAGAGGTGATTTGGATGCAATGGCTGGTTCTGTTCGATATACCCCAAGTTCATGAAGTTGAAGGTTATCCATAGAGAAGATTAgtaaatagaatatagacAAGCATTATACCAAACTACTGAACCTGTAGAAATGTGTCTCCTAACACTGGTCTATCAACTAAGGACATGCCGCAATCAATGGCCCCCGCCGGTTGGTACTAAAGCGGACCGCGGAATGGACCGCTCTTTTCGCGAACTACGCGTCGCGTTTGCTCAATTCATCCTTGCCGACATCATTCCGAACATCTATAGCACAATTGTCTATTCAACAGAACGAACTACGCAGGTCTTCGAATTTTACATTGCTCAGACTGCATCACACACGAATTCCGCTTGACACACTTCAAGATGTTCGCCATCCAACCCGCCCAGAACTCTTCCAACGAGACATCAACCGATAAATTCACTCCGAACATTCTGCCCTGTCGCATCCACCACGATGGCCCCGTTGATACGCTAGGTCGCTACTGGAAGCCTACCACTGATGAGAAAGGTATAGACGGACTGCTTTGCGCCCGGCAATTCTCAACAAATGCTCATAGATCACAGATCAGAACCTGCAGACAGCCTACTTCCGCGGCCGCAAGCTAAGGGGTCGCCGAGTCGCAATCCCTGAAGGCTACGAGGGTGAGATCTACTTCAGGACATCAAATTTTGACAGTCCATTAATCTTATTGATTTAGGTGTCATTGCAACCCCCACAGACCGTACGATGCCTGCTACCCGTACGAGCGCCGACGTCGAGGTCGAGGAAGTCACACCAGAAGAGCCCGTGAAGATCCTTGAGAAGCAAGGCACCTTTGACGAATATGTGGTTTGGGGACATGAGTTTGTGCCTGCGGCAGATGAGACTTTCGTTAAGGGAGTGGAGGAGTGGATTAAGCTGGCTGAAGTGGTAGGTCGATTTTCTCAAATGAGTTGTCCTCCGGCTAATGCAGGGTAGATGCATACCACTCCTGACAGTCAAAAGCAATCGTCTACTTGAGGGAAGGCTTACGATGAACAATCTCATTCAAAACGAGGGCTACATACTCGTAGCAGCGGGCTGGATGAGTTCCTTAACCAAACCTGTCAACACATGCGCAAAGTCCCCTATTCGATGCGTCCCTATCGCCATACACGAAGTTACACCACCTATCTACTGCAATAAGCCATATACGGAAAAGGACTATGCTAGAGCCGGGACACTAGCGGCAGGCCATAGGTGGAAGGGACGTCCAAGCTCCGAGTCGCTTTATGCAGACTGCGATCTCGCCGGAAGGCTACGATTCAAGGACAGGAAATGGAGCAGCAGGCTAGCTGCGCATGACCAGAGATACCCAACGGAAGAAGTTCTGTAACCACAACCATTTAGATAGCTGCTAGAGCCAAGCCAATACCACGATCAATCCGATAGAGAATCCATATAGATAAGCCTGACCGCCCTCAAGATTCTGCCGTCAGAACAAATATCTGGGGTAGGGTCAACGCTCTACAACAACTTCTATAGACACCCCTGATCTTCAACAGGCCCCTCACAATGTCCACTAACGATGCGAAGGTCTCGCCGGAGGCGCTCATCTCGAAATTCGAAGTGAGCAGACTTCTCAAACAAGGCAAGCAACCCTaccaccagccagccagcccctCCATCACCCCTCCCTGCACATCCAGACAAGACCATTCCAAGCAACATAACTAACCCAACCCCCAAAGACCAAAGTGGCCGCCGCATCGCTATCCTGGGTACCATCGACAACCAGCAAGGCATCCTAATCGCTGAACGCGCCGCCTTTGCAACCGAAACTCCTGAAGCCCTCCAGGCCTTCCACGCCGCCATCACCGACGTCAACAACCTTGGCGACAACGACATCTACCGTTGGTACCTAGCCTCTTCGCACTCCGCACCAGGAAGCCAACAACCCCCGGACCTCAAGATCAACCTTATCTGGCCCTGCACGGAGTCACACATCAAGAAATACTCGGAGCAGGTTGTGCGCATGGTCACCGAGACACCGGAGATCTACCGGGACTCTATCCGTCCGTATATGAGCGCGAAGCGTGAGGAAGGACGACTGAACTGggtatttaatattcttgaGGGCCGCACGGAGCAAGAGGATGTGATTCTTCGGGAGAAGGGACCTGATGGAactgaggagggagggttcTTGGTGTTGCCGGATTTGAATTGGGATCGGAAGACGATGGGGTCGTTGCATTTGTTGGCACTAGTCATGAGGAGGGATATCTGGTCCTTGAgggatctgaagaagaagcatatTCCTTGGCTGAAGTATCTGAGGGAGAGGCTGTTGGAGGAGACGGTTAGGGTGTATCCCCAGTTGGAGACGGATCAGTTGAAGCTTTATGTGCATTGTAAGTTTCCTTTCTTGTGCTTTGGCTTTTGTGGTATCTGATTActgatgtggatgtgctgTATAGATCAGCCGACGTACTATCATTTCCATGTACATGTCGTCAATGTCATGCTCGAGGCGGGTGCAACTCAGGCGACAGGAAAGGCGTTCGGGCTGGagaacatcatctcccaACTAGAGACACTggatggagacgaagaggCTGGAATGGCGGATGTCAGCTTGACTTATTTCCTGGGTGAAGCTAGTGAACTTTGGTCGAATGTATTTGGGCCTTTGAAGCGGGGCGAGAAGCCGCTGCCGAATTGATAGAGTATACTAGACTCTAGAAAGTGATGAGTTACGATGCTACAACAATTACTCTTTTTGTAAACTCCATTAAACCAAGCATATATTTAAGTAGCGCTGTAAGCAAGCACATACTTCCATTGTTGACGTAGATCTAATCTAtaaactacttactatatcgGAGCGGAACTAACTTTCCCTCGATCGACCCCGCAACACCAACGACGTCAACGCCTCACGGCGCCGCCATCCATCGCAAACTTTCCTAcacttctccttcaccccTCACACACAGTCAAcatttcctcttctcaaCAACAAACCTCACCACTACATCCAATCCACCACACCCTCAAGATGACCGACACAGCAGACGCCCCTCAAACTAACAAGGCCTTCGTGCCCCTCGGTATTACCCCCCTtcaaacaccaccacaccacacccacccaccccagcTAACCCAATATACCCAGAAAACAACCCCGAAGTAATGACCCACCTCGTCCGCCAACTCGGCCTCTCCCCAACCCTAGGCTTCACAGACGTCTGGTCAATCGACAGCCCAgacctcctcgccttcatccCCCGCCCGTCTTacgccctcctcctcgtcttccccgTCTCAGCAGCCTACGAAGCAACCCGACGTACCGAAGACGCGCCCCTCCCCGAATACACCGGCTCCGGGGCCAACGAACCCGTGATGTGGTTCAAGCAAACGATCCGCAACGCGTGCGGACTCATCGGGCTCCTGCACGCCGTATCGAACGGCACGCCGCGGAAGCACATCACCCCCGGCTCGGACCTAGATAACCTGCTgaaggaagcagagggaCTGGGGCCGATCCAGCGCGCGGATCTGCTGTATGAGAGTAAGGCCCTGGAGAGTGCGCATGCGGATGCGGCGAAACTGGGAGATACGGATGcgccggcggcggaggacTCGGTGGATTTGCATTTCGTGGCGTTTgtgaagggggaggatggcACGCTTTGGGAGTTGGATGGGCGGAGGAAGGGACCGCTGGTTAGGGGGGtgcttggggaggaggaggatgcgtTGAGTGAGAGGGCGTTGCAGTTGGGGGTTAGGAGGTttttggaggtggagaaggggagtgggagtggagAGGGGGATTTGAGGTTTAGTCTGGTTAGTTTGGGGGAGGTTTTTGATTAAGTTGTGTAAAGTTGATGTGGTTGTTGTATACCCAGTTACCATATGGTAGATGATATTGGGGATGGTTGTTGTATGAGTATATCAAGCTCACATTCACATGTCATTATCTTCTCTATCAACCCACCATTCCTCAGAATTGAACTTCAAAACATCATCCCCACAAGCCCACCACCCAGCGGTCAGATTCCGTGCAAAGACCTCCAAAGCAGCATACGGCACACAACCCCCTGTATCACCAGAGCTAAAGAACATCCTCTCAAACAATTCCTTCAAATTCGGCTTCCGAGAATGCACATCCGGAACAGCAGCAATAACCCTCCTCACAATACCCCCAttacccccatccccacaaGAACTGGGCACCTTTCCTATAACAAGAACCTCATACggcttcctccacaacccacccacctccaCAATCGGCCTCCCATCCATCGTGACCTTGCACCAAACCCACTCCTCACAGACCTCAAGCCCAGCACCCCGAATAGCCTCATAGGCTGTTTTCCGCGCCTTCGCGGAATTAGTGATCCAGATGGCTGCAACAGGGCCCTTGTTGTGTTCATGTAACTGAGCGCCGTCTCCTCTATCAGAGACATCGTACTGTAGATACCCCCGTAAGATACCACATATACGTTCCGTGAGCAAATTCCATCCTTTATAGAACTGCGTTTGGTAATGCCCACTGCGCCGCACGGAGCGGTTCGTCCACGGTGGGTCGAGGAGGATTAGATCGAATTTCTGGTCGTGTGGTAGGCCGGGGAGTAATGGCTGTGATGATGACTTGTGGATAGGTtcggagatggggatggtgcAGCGGAGGAAGTGAGATGATGGGGGGATGTGAAATGAATGGTAGTTGTAGTTTGTGCTATCATTATTTGATGCTTCTGtagttgatgttgattgaCAGCGTATCTTCACTGTAGCTGGCTCGATGGAGGTGTTTTTCACCAGGTTGTTGGAAAGCTCTGAGATGGATGCGAAGGTGTTTTCTCCAGGTGCTAGGATCAATGGAGGATCGTTGCGAGTAGGAGATCTATTAGTGTGGATAGAGCCAGACTCTGGATTTAGacatgaacatgaacatgtGGTAGTAGTGTTGCGTTGccgtttcctcttcttccccagtAATTGGATCTGTTCACCCTGAGCTGGATCTTCCGGACTGTCTGGTGCATCGTGATCTATGAGACTGCGAGGCAGGCACCACTCAAATTTATTTTCAAGTGCTCCTTTGAGCTCCGCCAGCTTCTCAACCACCAGCGGCTCGATGATCTCGCAGTGATATTGCCTCTCGGCAAGCGGGATTCTCTCTAGAACCCTTGCCCGCGCGGCCTCGGTCTTGGGCTCTGTTAAGGTTGGATAAGGTTCCCTCAGGGGGTCGGAAGATAAAAGAGTTCTTTCTCCATGGTAGGATCCCAGCGTAGAAGAGGCTAGATGGGGTCGTGATGGCGGAGGCGTCTGTCCTGGAAGCGTTTGTGCCTGCGCGATGGAGCTGGGAATATCCATCACAAAGGCGGTGGCACTGGGGTTTTCATAAAGTATTGGAGACTTGATGGCCATGATCAGACCGGGTCAGACCGAGGGATTGCTTTGAAATGAGGTGTGTTCTGACTTAGGGTGGCATTGTGACGGTTCGAAggttgggagagggaaaatgaaATTGATGGAAGGTGAGTTTTAGTGTTTGTGGTATTGGACTGTATGCTAAGGACACTGGCGGCTTTCTATCGATAGCTACAACAATCATTGCAATATACCCATGGCTTAAAACATTGATTACCCCTGTAACTAGTCTCTCGCTGTAAGCTTGTAATGTGTGATTCCAGCCACAACCAGTGGAGCACAGCTCAGTGGCTAAGACAGCCggactcatcatcatgcaaACGCAGGCCATCGGTTGCATCCGCTTGGCTagaccatccactccttGAGTAACcgaataataagaataaacaATACCATCTGTTCTCATATCCAACAGAATAATAGCAAAGAAAAACATATAACCAAGCCCACAAGGGGCAGAAATCACTTAAATGCTTATTGACATGACAAAGGCAACACCACTATGCTCTCAAATGGACAAAAATTCACAACACTTTTTTCTCATCTcgttcctccttcctccgttTCCAAGACGATCCAGCGTCGGTCTAGGTGTGACAAGGGTCATTTCGTTATAGCCATACTACTCTCTGTATCCCGGAAATCGAAAAAAGGGTAAGGGCAAAACTTTATACATCAGGTTGAAGTCAATGGCGAATTAAAGAGTTATAAAAAAGCCTCAATGCTGGAGATCAATCCGCATTAGCGTCGGTCGCCCAGGCAAGCCGTAGGCTCTCACATATGCTGGGGATGACTCACACGGCCACGTCGTCCACCCGCAGACTGTGTCTGAGCTGGCTGCGCTTGGGAATAGAACTGAGTAGGATACTGATACATCTGAGCGGAGTTCGTAACAGGGCTGAATTGCTGGGGGGCAAAAGTCGGTTGGTTCATCATAGGGTTGGAGTTCATCTGGCCAGGACCGCCAGCCAAGGGCACTCCCGGGGTCTGCAGAGCCCGAAGACTGTCAGCCGAAGGTGCTCCAGCCGGGTATCCAAAGCTGGAATTTCCGAGGCTTGGGTATAGTCCCGAGGGAGAGAGGCCCCGGGACTGTGCAGCCAGGTAGGCCTGATACTGCAGTTGTTGCTGGGTCAGAGGCGCCAAGGGCTCCTGGCCGAAGCCGGTACCATTAAcgccaactccaccaacCCCGTTAAGAGGACTGAGACCACCAGCAGAACCAATGCTGTTCATTCCATTGATACTGTATGGGTCAAAAGGAGCGGGGTTGGGCTGCTGCTCGGATGCAACGGGCCTGGTCGCATCCAGACCTGGGCCTAGCATGGTAGGAAACTGCGCACCATATTGACGCTCCATGGACTGCTGGGAGCCGTAGTTTGACGCCGCCTGCCGGGAGGTTGGGCGATGCTGTTGCTTGTCCGAGTTGGAAACATGATCACGTCCATGGTGATTGTCGCGAGCACCTCCCCGAGATGACAAGCCAACTTCGTCCATCAAGCGCTTGTAGCCTTGACTGGGAGTTGCCTTCAGCTTAGTGAGGACCTTGGAGAcgttcttcaccacctcggCGCGCATAGACTCATCAAAGAATGGTGTGGTAAGAACCTTGAAGATCAGTGTCGCGCCCGATGTCTGGTCGCTCAAGATCTTCTCCAATACCTCGTCGCCCGGGCTGAAAAAGAGAGCCTTCAACACTATCTCACGGGCATCTGGCTCGTTGCGCTGGTTGATCACCTTCAAGACGGTCAGGTAGGCGACCTTGTGGGTGCACAGGTGCACGAGATGAGGGACCAGGCGCGGTGCAAGCACGGTGCGACGGCGGGGGAAAGTGCAGGTATCCAAGAACCATGTCAGCAACAGAGCCCCGTTGGCATTCGTCGCAAGCTGTACGCTGTGGAGAGCAATGGCTGAGGCAAGCATGCGTTGCTGGTCCTTCGAGGCGTGGTGGCTTTCAAGGCATGCTCGCATGGCCCGAGCACCGAAGCGGCCCTGGGCGATCTCCCACATCCGACTGAGCATCGTCTCGAAGATGAAATCATTGAATGGGGCGCCAAAACGCAGGCAGCACTGGAGAACATAGTTGCCGTACTGGTCAAGGAATAACGGAACGGTGTATGGCCTCAGAGCATCAACAATCATCTGCATCTGGTTCGGAGTCTTGGCCACATCAATGATCTTCTGTGCGGCCCAGGTTCCGTTCTTGTGGACACCAATTTCAGCAAGGTGAGGAGCAATGGGTCCGAGCATCTGCTCCTTGGTGGATTCCGAGCAAAACTCGAAGAGCTTCTGGACGACAGTGTTTCCGAGATAATCCGAGGCGAGCTCTGCGATTTCCGGCAGCATCGCAACGGCGGtttcctcaatctcctggaCTGAGCAAGCTCCATTATCGATCCTCTTGCGGATATCACGGAGTCGCGGTGCGTCGAACATCCTAGTTTGGCTGGGCTCGGCGATCGGGGGAATCTCATCTTCAAATGCATCAAAGGCAATTGCGCGATGGATGCTAGCGCTGATATTGTGAGCATCGTCTTCCGTGGCCCCGAACTCGGTGACGATTTGTGCCATTTCCGGCTGCAGCTCGGGAAGAGAAGGTATATGCGGAATGCTGGTGCCGCTCTCCGGTCTCACAATACCATCAGGTCCGTTCATGCTCGGATCAGGAGTCGGAGAAGACTGGGCTCCATTGACACCGGGCGTGCCAGAAGCAGAGGTGCCAGGTACTTTAGCATATCCGATCCGGACAGGGCCAGCGCCAGGGAAGATCTCCTTTCCGTTGAGAAGTGACTTGGCCTGAATGGCACTCTCAATGCGCTCATAGTTAACAAAGCCACAGTTCTTGTGGGTCAGAACGCGAGTAGACTCGATTTTGCCGTACAGGCTGAAGATCGCCTCCAAAGACGTGACTGTGGTGGAGACAGGAATACTGCCAATCCAGAGAGCACGAGTAGGGCCATCCTGATTGTTCTCGTCTGCCAAGTCTCCCGTTTGCCGCATTCCCACGTTAGGCGCACCACTTCCACCAAGATGCATGAGCTGAACAGCTTCCGACAGCTCATCATATTCTCCGCCTTCCGCGATGTTGAGGTCAGCAGCGCTAAAGCTGTTCTCGAGACGCGAAGGAGTAGCGAGGTAATTGCGGATTGACGAGCGCTGGGGAGGGGCCTCCAAGATTCCAGCCGTCCTGGCACGAGGTCGGCTGGCAGATGCGTGGTTGGCGAATGCCTGTACAGCAAGGTTGTGCTGATGAATCTGAGCCTGGGTTGCGGCCAACTGGGCTGCTGTTGCAGCCGCAGAAGGAGTAACGGTGCCAGAGGGAAGTTGCGAGTAGCGGCTCTCATACTCCAggtcctcgtcatcagcgTACTTCTCTTTCGCGTTCACCGAATACGATCGGATACGGCTGTTattcttcatcatggccagTTCCGCCAGCAAAGGGGGCAAAGAGgactgctgttgctgctgctgctgttgctgttgctgctgctgttgaaggaGCATATTAACATCAGGCCGCACAAGCGTAGCTCGTGCCTGTTGCGGTGTCTCCGCCAAGCCCAAGTAGTCTAGCGTTTTCACATCGGTATCTGCAAGCCCGTCCCTTGAGAATGACGACTGGCTGGGAGAGGCAGGTCCTTCAGAAGAGCGAATGCTTGTCAGTGTTGTCGCGCGCTCACGTCCGGTTGCCCAGCTAGTAGAGAACAAGGACGGTCCAAATGGGCCAGAAGAACCCAAAAAGTTTGCTCTCTGGGGCATAGAGCCTGCTCGGAGACGCGAAAGGGACCCCGCGCTGCTCCCACCAGGGGCAGTTGCGGTCTTTGCGCCTGTGTCGATACCGGAAACGCCGGATGGGCGGAAAGGGCTAGTTGACGGCGTAGGGCGGGAGGTTTGAGGCATATATGGTTGTTGAAGATTCACCTCATTCAATGCACCGACGGGCGAAAATCTGGAAGGAACAGTCCCAGCTCTTGCTCTCCGGCCAGGGCTATTGATGGAGCCGCTGGATGTAGGCACCAGATCTGGAAATCCTTCTTGGCTTGGAGACTCCGGGATGTTCTCACGAAGAGGGGTGGAATGACCGCTAGTCGGCGGGCCCCAGATACTGGGCGAAACGCCTTCCTCTGCCTGGATCTCTCGCGCTCTAATGTGGGAAAAATGACAGGCATTAGTCTGCAAGAAACGAAATAAGCGCATCGAGATAACTAGGGTGCTTACCGTTTAGAGTACAAGCGAGCCCCAAGTTCATGAGAAGGGGATCCAGCCCCTAGCCTCGCGCCGCCAATTGCGCCTGCGGCTCCATTCAGACCATTCGATGGGCCGAACGGCGACTTGATGGCAGCAGATCCAGAGAGATCACTGGGAGAGCTACGCCCT
It contains:
- a CDS encoding ubiquitin carboxyl-terminal hydrolase (COG:O;~EggNog:ENOG410PFAX;~InterPro:IPR038765,IPR036959,IPR001578;~MEROPS:MER0000836;~PFAM:PF01088;~go_function: GO:0004843 - thiol-dependent ubiquitin-specific protease activity [Evidence IEA];~go_process: GO:0006511 - ubiquitin-dependent protein catabolic process [Evidence IEA]) yields the protein MTDTADAPQTNKAFVPLENNPEVMTHLVRQLGLSPTLGFTDVWSIDSPDLLAFIPRPSYALLLVFPVSAAYEATRRTEDAPLPEYTGSGANEPVMWFKQTIRNACGLIGLLHAVSNGTPRKHITPGSDLDNLLKEAEGLGPIQRADLLYESKALESAHADAAKLGDTDAPAAEDSVDLHFVAFVKGEDGTLWELDGRRKGPLVRGVLGEEEDALSERALQLGVRRFLEVEKGSGSGEGDLRFSLVSLGEVFD
- a CDS encoding ribosome biogenesis protein NOP53 (BUSCO:EOG09263C55;~COG:L;~EggNog:ENOG410PKBP;~InterPro:IPR011687;~PFAM:PF07767) — encoded protein: MSEAVSAPKQYKQPSRKGKKAWRKNVDIDEVQEGLRVLKEEEIKGGLLSEKPSDELFVIDTKGSSEIREAYKKKHKPLKSEEILAQRSAIPGLDTRKRTNSKVTDGVIEPKNKRQKSDWVTRKDWLRLKQVAKEGNPVNKPAENDLYDPWGDAEDPTPLDDPQFDFLEKPKPKVEPVTLKQAPISLAANGKPVPAVRKPTAGISYNPTFEDWDRLLQEQGEKAVEAEKKRLEEERKEEERQRLIAEAQDDDGMVKSDDESAWEGFESEYEKPDWLNKKRPERKTKAQRNKIKRRKEAERQARWEEQMKKKEEQAAKAKEAAELVEAQQLARAEESEDSSSEEGDDTVLRRKPLGGKLYAPEKPLEVVLPDELQDSLRLLKPEGNLLDDRFRTLVVQGKLESRKPVTQAKKAKRDVTVKWSHKDFKVPGL
- a CDS encoding putative mRNA decapping hydrolase (COG:O;~EggNog:ENOG410PFAX;~InterPro:IPR011145,IPR036265,IPR008594;~PFAM:PF05652,PF11969;~go_function: GO:0016787 - hydrolase activity [Evidence IEA];~go_process: GO:0000290 - deadenylation-dependent decapping of nuclear-transcribed mRNA [Evidence IEA]); its protein translation is MSTNDAKVSPEALISKFEVSRLLKQDQSGRRIAILGTIDNQQGILIAERAAFATETPEALQAFHAAITDVNNLGDNDIYRWYLASSHSAPGSQQPPDLKINLIWPCTESHIKKYSEQVVRMVTETPEIYRDSIRPYMSAKREEGRLNWVFNILEGRTEQEDVILREKGPDGTEEGGFLVLPDLNWDRKTMGSLHLLALVMRRDIWSLRDLKKKHIPWLKYLRERLLEETVRVYPQLETDQLKLYVHYQPTYYHFHVHVVNVMLEAGATQATGKAFGLENIISQLETLDGDEEAGMADVSLTYFLGEASELWSNVFGPLKRGEKPLPN
- a CDS encoding ribonuclease H2 subunit C (COG:S;~EggNog:ENOG410PR3W;~InterPro:IPR013924;~PFAM:PF08615;~go_component: GO:0032299 - ribonuclease H2 complex [Evidence IEA];~go_process: GO:0006401 - RNA catabolic process [Evidence IEA]); its protein translation is MFAIQPAQNSSNETSTDKFTPNILPCRIHHDGPVDTLGRYWKPTTDEKDQNLQTAYFRGRKLRGRRVAIPEGYEGVIATPTDRTMPATRTSADVEVEEVTPEEPVKILEKQGTFDEYVVWGHEFVPAADETFVKGVEEWIKLAEVMHTTPDSQKQSST
- the rex4 gene encoding putative 3'-5' exonuclease (BUSCO:EOG092646PE;~COG:L;~EggNog:ENOG410PK7W;~InterPro:IPR012337,IPR036397,IPR013520,IPR037431;~PFAM:PF00929;~go_function: GO:0003676 - nucleic acid binding [Evidence IEA];~go_function: GO:0008408 - 3'-5' exonuclease activity [Evidence IEA];~go_process: GO:0006364 - rRNA processing [Evidence IEA]), translating into MDLKNLSSNWKKLQGTLKKESVSTTKRKPSDRETENGVVVKKRKRETVDGQQKPERKSVSAKRKRMSTSGTDGGENGAEQPTKKSTSRRNSTVTVAESKPKINEGRSPTAELGKYVAMDCEMVGVGPNPDHDSALARVSIVNFNGEQIYDSYVRPKEMVTDWRTHVSGILPKHMVEARTLEQVQKDVINILDGRILVGHAVSNDLDALLLSHPKRDIRDTSKHAPYRKIAGGGSPRLKMLASEFLGLEIQDGAHSSVEDARATMLLYRRDKDTFEREHLKKWPVRVVVEKKDQDDDQKKKKKKKKKTRKR